In the Brachyhypopomus gauderio isolate BG-103 chromosome 4, BGAUD_0.2, whole genome shotgun sequence genome, one interval contains:
- the erich3 gene encoding glutamate-rich protein 3 isoform X1, which translates to MSHLSPGLLGAYNSLTDKHLIGYFNNTRIRRHLQKVGLVSRSGRIVPEKEYRHKLFRRAQQRHVRECLAQAIFHKVLELERLHQIEIRRKLEEFERRERVNKIKGERSNRYEDDPVITRSPRPPTGPRRSHTRQSGPDAENSESTESAGSSRPNTAPGKMQRPIRLKPLKSNSTSGSLKRNSSRHRHQDSVNDTDHPFSSAFDRDVMRHLTLADFSSNVSPYRLPVINNFVTPVPPLTKRRDKGPMGNGTLRGRRLRPTTAPDVATATETEDGVIQRTSVRSVVSVRMVYLGKSVHLSHDFVDERDEVKVFQQHCGGENLCVYKGKLTEGETFQFVSRRHRGFPFSLTFFLNGLQVERLSSCCEFKHRKGSRLGGRHAHFGFFGVEGASPCYRCIIAMGLDKKPTPPKRIREDPLISKTQENSEEEGKELKPESHGPHETQENRGKNDYEEDFEADDEGPVEDETSPSPNREEEEETRGKEKNEDEDEVTGKSRDPDNESEDKQRVKRLSSASCGLTSSSSESEEDENDSMTEPKDEEHITAAVPEENVRLERQDSTLTSGKDSSMDQGQEDVETASVSLPQLAAEDTDIHSGPVDPTEKSGVEMSEDTEKDNGEREELGEQPDESKEAGPKRAKSVQEKLAESILGVSERQSEPELSDTSTEEDDVASVRTPQGSQGSEKDTAQWEGVEREEICEHTAPGEAWTQGHGDSQQPVEELDEETQEKTQPEKKEGPEEEEEDAEGQHDEQPAGGQRKDSDTTEEQTKPEVPEEPEMSEKPDDVQTGEVKDSNAEELLVTEAQEEAKCQNGADETADTRVEEPDTGELQIEQRELITEVQSDEPGETNVGDTPGVGDPEEANRHTEAQGQEKTTEGEEKDESGGPAGGTGGESPDVENQKEIRAQGEETTFEDGEEKHREEKDSTEERTEGIMGSLEECSVGDQKMTVQEEGEDKGRELTGHLQDGVQGLPSEVSGSNLDVTEGEKESSQERHVESDVEKTDEQRETESVAEKEAEPEGASKPVDSSEDLDCNKPRKEQVEESGSIKVEPEEAQPNEPDVELESGVKKPDEAGHSGTSAENAGAHEAEENQERSGGDGDDGEEKSAGRDGADWVEASQGLEGEQCPQMEMEEDGAAIAQLDERNIEVSESEDQPEKDGGEGETEPITEKDTQQEEESKFGNDSKDLNNDKPEEDVKENESVKETESVKENESVKETKSVKENESVKENESAKETKSVKETKSVKENESVKENESVKENESVKETESVKENESVKTTKSVKENESVKETEEEAQTEAEIQDEVQDDKVKQEKNDKKKEDSDPTIHEGLQEPSVSSAVEVGNEKMPGSHTEYEEQEETTQERDGGTNPTGAKQDASNEEGVEDEQDDGEKEEKQETRSSKVENDSDHAALRSDGKVNAEELADTESEVNPMACVGDNTQAALATNEDTSRTGAAEEVNTAGANSASSVSHPVWQPLQDVAGLPPAAAPAGQGDLVSNWVSIHQAARYFETFVEPLEDTKSLRSPDNEKRVNGEAEETKDPAESTNTENEALEPEPRESPGVEDLPQSTAGHQQGVAVGNIINLSSPSVMKVDISQDS; encoded by the exons ATGAGTCATCTTAGTCCGGG ACTTCTGGGAGCCTATAATAGTCTGACAGACAAACATCTAATTGGTTACTTCAACAACACAAGAATACGAAGACATCTTCAAAAAGTGGGCTTG gtCAGCAGGAGTGGGCGGATTGTTCCAGAAAAAGAGTACAGACACAAGCTGTTCCGGAGAGCCCAGCAGAGACACGTGCGAGAGTGTCTCGCTCAAGCCATCTTCCACAAGGTCCTGGAGCTGGAG CGTCTCCATCAAATAGAAATCAGGCGAAAACTGGAAGAAtttgaaagaagagaaagggtgAATAAAATTAAG GGGGAGCGCTCTAACAGGTATGAGGACGACCCTGTCATTACACGTTCCCCGCGGCCACCAACGGGACCGAGGAGGTCGCACACACGGCAGTCTGGGCCTGACGCTGAAAACTCAGAATCCACAGAATCA GCGGGTTCTTCAAGGCCGAACACAGCCCCAGGGAAGATGCAGAGACCCATTCGTCTGAAACCCCTTAAGAGTAACAGCACGTCAGGGTCACTGAAGCGCAACTCATCCCGCCATAGACACCAGGACTCGGTCAACGACACCGACCACCCGTTCAGCTCTGCG TTCGACAGGGATGTGATGAGACACCTGACCCTGGCCGACTTCTCATCTAACGTCTCCCCTTACCGGCTTCCGGTCATCAACAACTTCGTGACTCCAGTGCCCCCGCTGACTAAGAGAAGAGACAAAGGCCCAATGGGGAACGGGACACTACGGGGTCGAAGGTTACGACCCACCACAGCCCCCGATGTTGCCACCGCTACTGAGACAGAG GACGGCGTTATTCAGCGGACATCTGTCCGGAGTGTAGTCTCTGTGAGGATGGTGTACCTGGGCAAGAGTGTGCACCTCTCTCATGACTTTGTGGACGAGAGGGACGAGGTGAAGGTCTTCCAGCAGCACTGTGGGGGAGAGAACCTGTGTGTCTACAAAGGGAAGCTCACAGAAGGAG AGACGTTCCAGTTTGTCTCACGGCGTCACAGAGGTTTCCCCTTCAGTCTGACCTTCTTCCTGAACGGGCTGCAGGTGGAGCGTCTCAGCTCCTGCTGCGAGTTCAAGCACAGGAAGGGCTCGCGCCTCGGGGGACGCCACGCTCACTTCGGCTTCTTCGGGGTCGAGGGGGCATCACCCTGCTACAG GTGCATTATTGCCATGGGCTTGGACAAAAAACCCACTCCACCAAAGAGAATCAGAGAGGACCCTCTTATCTCCAAGACCCAGGAAAACTCTGAAGAGGAGGGGAAGGAATTGAAGCCAGAGTCCCATGGACCACACGAAACTCAGGAGAATAGAGGCAAAAATG ACTATGAGGAAGACTTTGAGGCTGATGATGAAGGTCCTGTGGAGGACGAAACATCACCCTCTCCCaacagggaggaagaggaggagaccagagggaaagagaaaaatgaagatgaggatgaagtGACAGGAAAAAGTCGAGACCCGGATAATGAATCTGAAGACAAACAGA GAGTGAAACGATTATCGTCCGCATCATGTGGTCTGACAAGCAGCTCTTCAGAGAGTGAGGAAGATGAAAATGATAGCATGACAGAGCCCAAAGACGAAGAACACATCACAGCTGCTGTCCCAGAAGAGAATGTGCGACTCGAGAGACAAGATTCAACTCTGACCTCTGGAAAAGACAGCAGCATGGATCAGGGCCAAGAAGATGTGGAGACTGCGTCAGTGTCTCTCCCTCAGCTCGCAGCAGAAGATACGGACATCCACAGTGGTCCTGTGGATCCCACGGAGAAGAGTGGCGTGGAGATGTCCGaagacacagagaaagacaatggagagagggaggagcttggaGAGCAACCTGATGAATCCAAGGAGGCGGGGCCAAAGAGAG CCAAGTCTGTGCAGGAGAAGCTGGCAGAGAGCATTCTGGGAGTGTCTGAGCGCCAATCGGAGCCAGAGCTGAGTGATACCAGCACAGAGGAGGACGATGTTGCGTCTGTCAGGACCCCACAGGGCAGCCAAG GTTCAGAGAAGGACACAGCGCAGTGGGAAGGCGTGGAGCGGGAGGAGATCTGTGAGCACACTGCACCCGGAGAGGCTTGGACACAAGGACATGGAGACTCACAGCAGCCTGTAGAGGAATTAGATGAGGAAACACAGGAGAAAACACAGccagagaagaaggaggggccggaggaggaggaggaggacgcaGAGGGACAACACGATGAGCAGCCTGCTGGAGGACAACGAAAGGACTCGGACACAACCGAGGAGCAGACTAAGCCTGAAGTTCCTGAAGAACCTGAAATGTCAGAGAAACCTGATGATGTGCAGACAGGGGAGGTGAAAGACTCTAACGCAGAGGAGTTGCTGGTAACAGAAGCACAGGAAGAGGCCAAATGTCAAAATGGAGCAGACGAAACAGCAGACACTCGTGTAGAGGAACCCGATACAGGAGAACTTCAGATCGAACAGAGAGAGTTGATCACAGAGGTTCAGTCCGACGAGCCTGGAGAGACAAATGTAGGTGACACTCCTGGCGTGGGCGATCCGGAGGAGGCAAATCGGCACACTGAGGCACAGGGCCAGGAAAAAACCACggaaggagaagagaaagatgagagtggAGGACCAGCGGGAGGTACGGGAGGAGAATCTCCTGACGTTGAGAACCAAAAGGAGATCAGGGCACAAGGAGAGGAAACAACCTTTGAGGATGGTGAAGAAAAACATAGAGAAGAGAAGGACAGCACTGAGGAGAGAACTGAAGGGATTATGGGAAGTTTGGAAGAGTGCAGTGTGGGTGATCAGAAGATGACAGTGCAGGAAGAGGGTGAGGATAAAGGTAGAGAACTGACAGGACATCTTCAGGATGGTGTCCAGGGGCTTCCATCTGAGGTGAGTGGATCCAATTTGGATGTTACTGAGGGAGAAAAGGAAAGCTCACAGGAGAGACATGTGGAGAGTGATGTTGAAAAAACTGAtgaacagagagaaacagaatccGTAGCAGAGAAAGAAGCTGAACCAGAAGGTGCTAGTAAACCTGTCGACAGCAGTGAAGATCTAGACTGCAATAAGCCACGGAAAGAACAAGTGGAAGAAAGTGGATCAATAAAGGTTGAACCTGAAGAGGCACAACCAAATGAACCAGATGTAGAGTTAGAAAGTGGGGTGAAGAAACCTGATGAAGCAGGACACAGTGGGACCTCCGCTGAGAACGCTGGAGCTCATGAAGCTGAGGAGAATCAAGAAAGGTCAGGTGGGgatggagatgatggagaagagAAGTCAGCAGGCAGAGATGGAGCTGATTGGGTGGAGGCGAGTCAAGGACTGGAGGGTGAGCAGTGTCctcagatggagatggaggaagatggAGCTGCTATAGCACAACTGGACGAAAGAAATATCGAAGTCAGTGAGAGTGAAGACCAGCCAGAGAAAGATGGTGGGGAAGGAGAAACAGAGCCAATAACGGAGAAAGACACTCAACAAGAGGAAGAGAGCAAGTTTGGCAATGACAGCAAAGACCTGAATAATGATAAACCTGAGGAAGATGTAAAGGAGAACGAATCAGTGAAGGAGACCGAATCAGTAAAGGAGAACGAATCAGTGAAGGAGACCAAATCAGTGAAGGAGAATGAATCAGTGAAAGAGAATGAATCAGCAAAGGAGACCAAATCAGTGAAGGAGACCAAATCAGTGAAGGAGAATGAATCAGTGAAGGAGAATGAATCAGTGAAGGAGAATGAATCAGTGAAGGAGACCGAATCAGTAAAGGAGAACGAATCAGTGAAGACGACCAAATCAGTGAAGGAGAATGAATCAGTGAAGGAGACTGAAGAGGAAGCACAAACTGAGGCAGAAATACAAGATGAAGTGCAAGATGACAAAGTGAAACAAGAAAAGAACGATAAAAAGAAAGAAGACTCAGACCCCACCATTCACGAGGGCCTGCAAGAACCTTCAGTCAGCAGTGCAGTAGAAGTGGGAAATGAAAAAATGCCTGGTAGTCACACAGAGTATGAAGAGCAGGAGGAAACTACACAGGAAAGAGATGGAGGCACAAACCCAACAGGAGCAAAGCAAGACGCCAGCAACGAAGAAGGTGTGGAAGATGAGCAGGATGATGGTGAGAAAGAAGAGAAGCAAGAGACCAGATCGTCCAAGGTTGAGAATGACAGTGATCATGCTGCACTCAGGTCTGATGGCAAAGTTAATGCAGAAGAGCTTGCAGACACAGAATCAGAGGTGAACCCCATGGCCTGCGTAGGAGACAACACTCAAGCTGCATTAGCCACTAACGAAGACACGTCGAGGACCGGAGCGGCTGAGGAAGTCAACACAGCTGGAGCAAACTCGGCTTCTTCTGTCTCCCATCCAGTATGGCAGCCACTGCAGGACGTGGCTGGACTTCCACCCGCCGCTGCTCCAGCAGGTCAGGGGGATCTGGTTAGTAACTGGGTGAGCATCCACCAGGCCGCCAGGTATTTTGAGACGTTCGTCGAGCCGCTGGAGGACACAAAGAGCCTCAGATCCCCCGACAATGAGAAGAGGGTTAACGGAGAGGCAGAAGAGACCAAAGATCCAGCTGAGAGCACCAACACGGAGAACGAAGCTTTAGAACCTGAACCTAGGGAGAGCCCTGGAGTGGAAGATCTTCCACAGAGCACAGCTGGGCACCAGCAAGGTGTTGCTGTTGGTAACATCATTAACCTGTCATCACCTTCAGTGATGAAGGTTGATATTAGTCAAGATAGCTGA
- the erich3 gene encoding glutamate-rich protein 3 isoform X2: protein MSHLSPGLLGAYNSLTDKHLIGYFNNTRIRRHLQKVGLVSRSGRIVPEKEYRHKLFRRAQQRHVRECLAQAIFHKVLELERLHQIEIRRKLEEFERRERGERSNRYEDDPVITRSPRPPTGPRRSHTRQSGPDAENSESTESAGSSRPNTAPGKMQRPIRLKPLKSNSTSGSLKRNSSRHRHQDSVNDTDHPFSSAFDRDVMRHLTLADFSSNVSPYRLPVINNFVTPVPPLTKRRDKGPMGNGTLRGRRLRPTTAPDVATATETEDGVIQRTSVRSVVSVRMVYLGKSVHLSHDFVDERDEVKVFQQHCGGENLCVYKGKLTEGETFQFVSRRHRGFPFSLTFFLNGLQVERLSSCCEFKHRKGSRLGGRHAHFGFFGVEGASPCYRCIIAMGLDKKPTPPKRIREDPLISKTQENSEEEGKELKPESHGPHETQENRGKNDYEEDFEADDEGPVEDETSPSPNREEEEETRGKEKNEDEDEVTGKSRDPDNESEDKQRVKRLSSASCGLTSSSSESEEDENDSMTEPKDEEHITAAVPEENVRLERQDSTLTSGKDSSMDQGQEDVETASVSLPQLAAEDTDIHSGPVDPTEKSGVEMSEDTEKDNGEREELGEQPDESKEAGPKRAKSVQEKLAESILGVSERQSEPELSDTSTEEDDVASVRTPQGSQGSEKDTAQWEGVEREEICEHTAPGEAWTQGHGDSQQPVEELDEETQEKTQPEKKEGPEEEEEDAEGQHDEQPAGGQRKDSDTTEEQTKPEVPEEPEMSEKPDDVQTGEVKDSNAEELLVTEAQEEAKCQNGADETADTRVEEPDTGELQIEQRELITEVQSDEPGETNVGDTPGVGDPEEANRHTEAQGQEKTTEGEEKDESGGPAGGTGGESPDVENQKEIRAQGEETTFEDGEEKHREEKDSTEERTEGIMGSLEECSVGDQKMTVQEEGEDKGRELTGHLQDGVQGLPSEVSGSNLDVTEGEKESSQERHVESDVEKTDEQRETESVAEKEAEPEGASKPVDSSEDLDCNKPRKEQVEESGSIKVEPEEAQPNEPDVELESGVKKPDEAGHSGTSAENAGAHEAEENQERSGGDGDDGEEKSAGRDGADWVEASQGLEGEQCPQMEMEEDGAAIAQLDERNIEVSESEDQPEKDGGEGETEPITEKDTQQEEESKFGNDSKDLNNDKPEEDVKENESVKETESVKENESVKETKSVKENESVKENESAKETKSVKETKSVKENESVKENESVKENESVKETESVKENESVKTTKSVKENESVKETEEEAQTEAEIQDEVQDDKVKQEKNDKKKEDSDPTIHEGLQEPSVSSAVEVGNEKMPGSHTEYEEQEETTQERDGGTNPTGAKQDASNEEGVEDEQDDGEKEEKQETRSSKVENDSDHAALRSDGKVNAEELADTESEVNPMACVGDNTQAALATNEDTSRTGAAEEVNTAGANSASSVSHPVWQPLQDVAGLPPAAAPAGQGDLVSNWVSIHQAARYFETFVEPLEDTKSLRSPDNEKRVNGEAEETKDPAESTNTENEALEPEPRESPGVEDLPQSTAGHQQGVAVGNIINLSSPSVMKVDISQDS, encoded by the exons ATGAGTCATCTTAGTCCGGG ACTTCTGGGAGCCTATAATAGTCTGACAGACAAACATCTAATTGGTTACTTCAACAACACAAGAATACGAAGACATCTTCAAAAAGTGGGCTTG gtCAGCAGGAGTGGGCGGATTGTTCCAGAAAAAGAGTACAGACACAAGCTGTTCCGGAGAGCCCAGCAGAGACACGTGCGAGAGTGTCTCGCTCAAGCCATCTTCCACAAGGTCCTGGAGCTGGAG CGTCTCCATCAAATAGAAATCAGGCGAAAACTGGAAGAAtttgaaagaagagaaagg GGGGAGCGCTCTAACAGGTATGAGGACGACCCTGTCATTACACGTTCCCCGCGGCCACCAACGGGACCGAGGAGGTCGCACACACGGCAGTCTGGGCCTGACGCTGAAAACTCAGAATCCACAGAATCA GCGGGTTCTTCAAGGCCGAACACAGCCCCAGGGAAGATGCAGAGACCCATTCGTCTGAAACCCCTTAAGAGTAACAGCACGTCAGGGTCACTGAAGCGCAACTCATCCCGCCATAGACACCAGGACTCGGTCAACGACACCGACCACCCGTTCAGCTCTGCG TTCGACAGGGATGTGATGAGACACCTGACCCTGGCCGACTTCTCATCTAACGTCTCCCCTTACCGGCTTCCGGTCATCAACAACTTCGTGACTCCAGTGCCCCCGCTGACTAAGAGAAGAGACAAAGGCCCAATGGGGAACGGGACACTACGGGGTCGAAGGTTACGACCCACCACAGCCCCCGATGTTGCCACCGCTACTGAGACAGAG GACGGCGTTATTCAGCGGACATCTGTCCGGAGTGTAGTCTCTGTGAGGATGGTGTACCTGGGCAAGAGTGTGCACCTCTCTCATGACTTTGTGGACGAGAGGGACGAGGTGAAGGTCTTCCAGCAGCACTGTGGGGGAGAGAACCTGTGTGTCTACAAAGGGAAGCTCACAGAAGGAG AGACGTTCCAGTTTGTCTCACGGCGTCACAGAGGTTTCCCCTTCAGTCTGACCTTCTTCCTGAACGGGCTGCAGGTGGAGCGTCTCAGCTCCTGCTGCGAGTTCAAGCACAGGAAGGGCTCGCGCCTCGGGGGACGCCACGCTCACTTCGGCTTCTTCGGGGTCGAGGGGGCATCACCCTGCTACAG GTGCATTATTGCCATGGGCTTGGACAAAAAACCCACTCCACCAAAGAGAATCAGAGAGGACCCTCTTATCTCCAAGACCCAGGAAAACTCTGAAGAGGAGGGGAAGGAATTGAAGCCAGAGTCCCATGGACCACACGAAACTCAGGAGAATAGAGGCAAAAATG ACTATGAGGAAGACTTTGAGGCTGATGATGAAGGTCCTGTGGAGGACGAAACATCACCCTCTCCCaacagggaggaagaggaggagaccagagggaaagagaaaaatgaagatgaggatgaagtGACAGGAAAAAGTCGAGACCCGGATAATGAATCTGAAGACAAACAGA GAGTGAAACGATTATCGTCCGCATCATGTGGTCTGACAAGCAGCTCTTCAGAGAGTGAGGAAGATGAAAATGATAGCATGACAGAGCCCAAAGACGAAGAACACATCACAGCTGCTGTCCCAGAAGAGAATGTGCGACTCGAGAGACAAGATTCAACTCTGACCTCTGGAAAAGACAGCAGCATGGATCAGGGCCAAGAAGATGTGGAGACTGCGTCAGTGTCTCTCCCTCAGCTCGCAGCAGAAGATACGGACATCCACAGTGGTCCTGTGGATCCCACGGAGAAGAGTGGCGTGGAGATGTCCGaagacacagagaaagacaatggagagagggaggagcttggaGAGCAACCTGATGAATCCAAGGAGGCGGGGCCAAAGAGAG CCAAGTCTGTGCAGGAGAAGCTGGCAGAGAGCATTCTGGGAGTGTCTGAGCGCCAATCGGAGCCAGAGCTGAGTGATACCAGCACAGAGGAGGACGATGTTGCGTCTGTCAGGACCCCACAGGGCAGCCAAG GTTCAGAGAAGGACACAGCGCAGTGGGAAGGCGTGGAGCGGGAGGAGATCTGTGAGCACACTGCACCCGGAGAGGCTTGGACACAAGGACATGGAGACTCACAGCAGCCTGTAGAGGAATTAGATGAGGAAACACAGGAGAAAACACAGccagagaagaaggaggggccggaggaggaggaggaggacgcaGAGGGACAACACGATGAGCAGCCTGCTGGAGGACAACGAAAGGACTCGGACACAACCGAGGAGCAGACTAAGCCTGAAGTTCCTGAAGAACCTGAAATGTCAGAGAAACCTGATGATGTGCAGACAGGGGAGGTGAAAGACTCTAACGCAGAGGAGTTGCTGGTAACAGAAGCACAGGAAGAGGCCAAATGTCAAAATGGAGCAGACGAAACAGCAGACACTCGTGTAGAGGAACCCGATACAGGAGAACTTCAGATCGAACAGAGAGAGTTGATCACAGAGGTTCAGTCCGACGAGCCTGGAGAGACAAATGTAGGTGACACTCCTGGCGTGGGCGATCCGGAGGAGGCAAATCGGCACACTGAGGCACAGGGCCAGGAAAAAACCACggaaggagaagagaaagatgagagtggAGGACCAGCGGGAGGTACGGGAGGAGAATCTCCTGACGTTGAGAACCAAAAGGAGATCAGGGCACAAGGAGAGGAAACAACCTTTGAGGATGGTGAAGAAAAACATAGAGAAGAGAAGGACAGCACTGAGGAGAGAACTGAAGGGATTATGGGAAGTTTGGAAGAGTGCAGTGTGGGTGATCAGAAGATGACAGTGCAGGAAGAGGGTGAGGATAAAGGTAGAGAACTGACAGGACATCTTCAGGATGGTGTCCAGGGGCTTCCATCTGAGGTGAGTGGATCCAATTTGGATGTTACTGAGGGAGAAAAGGAAAGCTCACAGGAGAGACATGTGGAGAGTGATGTTGAAAAAACTGAtgaacagagagaaacagaatccGTAGCAGAGAAAGAAGCTGAACCAGAAGGTGCTAGTAAACCTGTCGACAGCAGTGAAGATCTAGACTGCAATAAGCCACGGAAAGAACAAGTGGAAGAAAGTGGATCAATAAAGGTTGAACCTGAAGAGGCACAACCAAATGAACCAGATGTAGAGTTAGAAAGTGGGGTGAAGAAACCTGATGAAGCAGGACACAGTGGGACCTCCGCTGAGAACGCTGGAGCTCATGAAGCTGAGGAGAATCAAGAAAGGTCAGGTGGGgatggagatgatggagaagagAAGTCAGCAGGCAGAGATGGAGCTGATTGGGTGGAGGCGAGTCAAGGACTGGAGGGTGAGCAGTGTCctcagatggagatggaggaagatggAGCTGCTATAGCACAACTGGACGAAAGAAATATCGAAGTCAGTGAGAGTGAAGACCAGCCAGAGAAAGATGGTGGGGAAGGAGAAACAGAGCCAATAACGGAGAAAGACACTCAACAAGAGGAAGAGAGCAAGTTTGGCAATGACAGCAAAGACCTGAATAATGATAAACCTGAGGAAGATGTAAAGGAGAACGAATCAGTGAAGGAGACCGAATCAGTAAAGGAGAACGAATCAGTGAAGGAGACCAAATCAGTGAAGGAGAATGAATCAGTGAAAGAGAATGAATCAGCAAAGGAGACCAAATCAGTGAAGGAGACCAAATCAGTGAAGGAGAATGAATCAGTGAAGGAGAATGAATCAGTGAAGGAGAATGAATCAGTGAAGGAGACCGAATCAGTAAAGGAGAACGAATCAGTGAAGACGACCAAATCAGTGAAGGAGAATGAATCAGTGAAGGAGACTGAAGAGGAAGCACAAACTGAGGCAGAAATACAAGATGAAGTGCAAGATGACAAAGTGAAACAAGAAAAGAACGATAAAAAGAAAGAAGACTCAGACCCCACCATTCACGAGGGCCTGCAAGAACCTTCAGTCAGCAGTGCAGTAGAAGTGGGAAATGAAAAAATGCCTGGTAGTCACACAGAGTATGAAGAGCAGGAGGAAACTACACAGGAAAGAGATGGAGGCACAAACCCAACAGGAGCAAAGCAAGACGCCAGCAACGAAGAAGGTGTGGAAGATGAGCAGGATGATGGTGAGAAAGAAGAGAAGCAAGAGACCAGATCGTCCAAGGTTGAGAATGACAGTGATCATGCTGCACTCAGGTCTGATGGCAAAGTTAATGCAGAAGAGCTTGCAGACACAGAATCAGAGGTGAACCCCATGGCCTGCGTAGGAGACAACACTCAAGCTGCATTAGCCACTAACGAAGACACGTCGAGGACCGGAGCGGCTGAGGAAGTCAACACAGCTGGAGCAAACTCGGCTTCTTCTGTCTCCCATCCAGTATGGCAGCCACTGCAGGACGTGGCTGGACTTCCACCCGCCGCTGCTCCAGCAGGTCAGGGGGATCTGGTTAGTAACTGGGTGAGCATCCACCAGGCCGCCAGGTATTTTGAGACGTTCGTCGAGCCGCTGGAGGACACAAAGAGCCTCAGATCCCCCGACAATGAGAAGAGGGTTAACGGAGAGGCAGAAGAGACCAAAGATCCAGCTGAGAGCACCAACACGGAGAACGAAGCTTTAGAACCTGAACCTAGGGAGAGCCCTGGAGTGGAAGATCTTCCACAGAGCACAGCTGGGCACCAGCAAGGTGTTGCTGTTGGTAACATCATTAACCTGTCATCACCTTCAGTGATGAAGGTTGATATTAGTCAAGATAGCTGA